From the genome of Haloarcula limicola, one region includes:
- a CDS encoding AbrB/MazE/SpoVT family DNA-binding domain-containing protein: MSETTLDDRGRLTLPKEMRERYGEHYHVIDLHDGIKLIPIAEDPLDALRDEFADVEKTADEIRESAREASLDEAGR; the protein is encoded by the coding sequence ATGTCCGAGACGACGCTCGACGACCGGGGACGGCTGACGCTCCCGAAGGAGATGAGAGAGCGATACGGCGAACACTATCACGTCATCGACCTCCACGACGGAATCAAGCTCATTCCGATCGCGGAGGACCCCCTCGATGCGCTTCGAGACGAGTTCGCCGACGTCGAAAAGACGGCCGACGAAATCCGGGAAAGCGCTCGCGAAGCGTCGCTGGACGAGGCCGGGCGCTGA
- a CDS encoding PIN domain-containing protein — protein MYAETDFLLALIKDEDWLGEAAERVYREHSDELWTSQFTLIELLMVAYREERDTERVVTNAAKLVEVRGDVDTVVAAATYVEDHGFTPFGALHLVESDGATIVSSDDAYEEIAPRLGLKEIDEG, from the coding sequence ATGTACGCCGAGACGGACTTCCTGCTCGCGCTCATCAAAGACGAGGACTGGCTGGGCGAGGCGGCCGAGCGGGTGTATCGGGAACACAGCGACGAACTCTGGACGTCGCAGTTTACCCTCATCGAACTCCTGATGGTCGCTTACCGCGAGGAGCGGGATACCGAGCGGGTGGTCACGAACGCCGCGAAACTCGTGGAGGTACGCGGTGACGTGGATACGGTCGTCGCGGCGGCGACGTACGTCGAAGACCATGGATTCACTCCCTTCGGCGCGCTCCACCTCGTGGAGTCAGATGGGGCTACCATCGTCTCCAGTGACGACGCATACGAGGAAATCGCGCCCCGATTGGGTCTGAAAGAGATAGACGAAGGGTGA
- a CDS encoding DNA adenine methylase, with product MGGYTPRKSNQSGTIPYPGSKDHLAGWIIDTMPIHDTYVEVFGGAAGVLFSKPRSKYEVYNDINDDLTQFFKILRDRPDDLAEWLQAVPYSRSQYESWVSEFYQGTRPDDPVERAGRYFSLRYMQYLGVSNNPNGFKTRAKRSPARTFDNAKKRLHTLSDRFQQVTIEHRDYREVLSKYDDTSVDVLFYADPPYVDSEQHYLGDFDHDDFVDCLRAVENDWIVSYSTIPQGLEEYTVLEQRNHHRMCRNSDDVRERLICNFDPDKRALFEENTST from the coding sequence GTGGGAGGATATACTCCTCGGAAGAGCAACCAGTCTGGGACAATCCCGTACCCTGGCTCTAAGGACCATCTCGCGGGATGGATTATTGATACGATGCCAATCCACGATACGTACGTGGAGGTGTTTGGAGGTGCCGCGGGTGTGCTTTTCAGCAAGCCCCGATCCAAGTACGAGGTCTACAACGATATCAACGATGACCTGACACAGTTCTTCAAAATCCTGCGGGACCGACCTGATGACCTTGCAGAGTGGCTACAAGCTGTGCCCTATTCGAGATCACAGTACGAGAGTTGGGTTTCTGAATTTTATCAGGGGACTCGGCCTGACGATCCCGTTGAACGAGCAGGCCGGTACTTTTCTCTCCGATATATGCAGTACCTCGGTGTGTCGAACAACCCAAATGGATTTAAAACCCGGGCGAAGCGGTCTCCAGCTCGAACGTTTGACAACGCCAAAAAGCGTCTCCATACCCTTTCTGACCGATTCCAACAGGTAACTATCGAACACCGGGACTATCGCGAAGTTCTCTCGAAATACGACGATACCAGTGTCGATGTCCTGTTTTACGCCGACCCACCTTATGTCGACTCTGAACAGCACTATCTGGGTGACTTTGACCATGATGATTTCGTCGACTGTCTGAGAGCTGTCGAGAATGATTGGATCGTCTCCTACTCAACGATCCCTCAGGGGCTCGAAGAGTACACCGTACTAGAGCAACGGAACCATCATCGAATGTGCCGAAATTCAGATGACGTCAGAGAGCGGCTCATCTGTAACTTCGACCCAGACAAACGAGCCTTGTTCGAAGAGAACACCAGCACTTGA
- a CDS encoding DUF7344 domain-containing protein: MSLLQRFKNTVKHSKRRYSASTPSVPPSVAYDLLSNKRRRHIIVYLVEMEGPITDAGEIADYLASIGDDRKSAYISNIQQQLPRLSEAGVIDYDSRQKTVRPLAPLDAVYSAHRAVERALD; encoded by the coding sequence ATGAGTCTGCTCCAACGCTTCAAAAACACCGTTAAGCACTCGAAACGCAGGTATTCGGCTAGTACTCCCTCAGTCCCCCCGTCTGTAGCCTACGACCTTTTATCGAACAAACGACGTCGGCATATTATCGTTTATTTGGTAGAGATGGAGGGGCCCATCACCGATGCTGGCGAAATCGCCGACTATCTCGCATCCATTGGAGATGATCGGAAATCTGCGTACATCTCAAATATACAACAACAGCTCCCTCGGCTTTCAGAGGCGGGCGTCATTGACTATGATTCACGTCAAAAGACCGTTCGTCCACTGGCTCCTCTTGATGCAGTCTACTCCGCACACAGGGCCGTAGAACGTGCTCTGGATTAA
- a CDS encoding ATP-dependent DNA helicase, translating into MTDEHPTPGPETSPDDLELDEFLEVMRAVRQVQNDDPNWSFDDDQETAIRHETGPLHLTAGPGAGKSTVTEVTVLKWLLVDGIPPGGIILTTFTEKAAENLEQRLERDLAALGYDDVFSVDELHVGTGHQLWGEIMRDYRFDDYRNVDLLDEDAQEMFIARHSEYVDVLADGDVATFRDVVPRMNDDGTCSKGAAATTAKRLFNRLSQLRVDVEALAESDRLEYRRLAEGYRDYLATLRDESRCDFARLQERFLAFLDTEAGQRFAQGDSEREEPPLQRIAVDEYQDVNPLQQAIYFRLAELMPDQVPTLVVVGDDDQALYRFRGGTVDCLIEFPERLSDYLGIDQDEIETQQLRWNYRSRPEIVEWVNRHIGYYPTMQVTGARAPGKEPLNAARDAVDHPSVHLLKEDNKAQAAAAFADQVQRLHAEGYVQDLNQVALLAHSTREYWPQWDNTTFVGECVNALEARDIPVHNPRNKGFVQHEEVQAMLAALAVCFDPDLQWAEDNVLPYGGLGDDFQEWLTTLDDVIERHDAKDLANYLEVTAARIRSAPSGSVADVSAVDLYNRIRSFEPFSTWTKDDGHVNRAKRLGKLSQLLEAFEGIAEGVTENRKLTRTSHDEYDTVSVRFLSDFYWTFGQYLQSKGLDDPEDQYDTFPSGHVQVMTVHQAKGLEFPVVFLASLERTAEKNYDVTDDGEVVPRVADLLSDYTDCTPPTDVPTRAERDQVRQFYVAHSRAEDNLVLLGTDYYLRGADGSTVLPSLGADASGPVGVDWFDADQRLDQEAELAPDGTTVGPPSTDDTRRTYSIVADVLSFRRCKRQYGYHTEHEFAAGSGTQLFAGLAVHQTLDWAHRYYNGDVDGVAEGTTPDEGKLRDEFDSVVESLRDQRIMPMGQDAVNAVFQHVKRFNAQIGPDLYPQVINTECKLRRNAGSFILTGVADVIADEAGHTKLCDYKASQRPNSGGGYLQDYREQLLVYAGLYAEKEDEYPDSAVLYFLGEEDPEATRLELDFTESEIRAAMSRFENTVTELEHVREHNDWDDLDDWDEDDLPDKATCDECDFRWDCDARDYDDR; encoded by the coding sequence GTGACAGACGAACACCCGACACCTGGACCCGAAACGTCGCCGGATGACCTCGAACTCGACGAGTTCCTTGAGGTCATGCGGGCGGTGCGACAGGTCCAGAACGACGACCCAAACTGGTCGTTCGACGACGACCAAGAAACCGCCATCCGGCACGAAACAGGGCCACTGCACCTGACGGCAGGACCGGGCGCAGGTAAGAGTACCGTGACCGAGGTGACGGTCCTGAAGTGGTTGCTAGTGGACGGCATCCCGCCCGGTGGGATCATCCTCACCACCTTCACTGAGAAGGCCGCCGAGAACCTCGAGCAGCGTCTGGAACGCGATCTCGCCGCCCTCGGCTACGACGACGTGTTCTCCGTCGACGAGTTACACGTGGGCACTGGCCACCAGCTTTGGGGCGAGATCATGCGCGACTACCGGTTCGACGACTACCGCAACGTCGACCTCTTGGACGAGGACGCCCAGGAGATGTTCATCGCCCGCCACAGCGAGTACGTCGACGTGCTCGCCGACGGTGACGTCGCCACGTTCCGAGACGTCGTTCCCCGGATGAACGACGACGGCACCTGCTCGAAGGGGGCTGCGGCCACCACCGCGAAACGGTTGTTCAACCGACTTTCGCAACTGCGAGTCGACGTCGAAGCACTCGCCGAGTCCGACCGACTCGAGTACAGGCGGCTAGCCGAGGGGTACCGGGACTACCTAGCAACACTGCGGGACGAGTCGCGGTGTGACTTCGCGCGACTTCAGGAGCGGTTCCTGGCGTTTCTCGACACAGAGGCTGGCCAGCGGTTCGCACAAGGGGACTCAGAACGCGAGGAGCCACCGTTGCAGCGGATCGCTGTTGACGAGTACCAAGACGTGAACCCCCTCCAGCAGGCGATCTACTTCCGACTCGCCGAGCTGATGCCGGACCAGGTCCCGACGTTAGTAGTGGTAGGGGACGACGACCAGGCGCTCTACCGGTTCCGCGGTGGGACCGTCGACTGTCTGATTGAGTTTCCCGAACGTCTGTCCGATTACCTTGGTATCGACCAAGACGAAATCGAGACGCAACAACTGCGCTGGAACTACCGTTCCCGTCCGGAGATCGTCGAGTGGGTCAACCGCCACATCGGCTATTACCCGACGATGCAGGTCACTGGGGCCCGTGCACCGGGCAAGGAGCCACTAAACGCGGCACGTGACGCCGTCGACCACCCAAGCGTCCACCTCCTGAAGGAGGACAACAAAGCGCAGGCCGCGGCAGCCTTCGCTGACCAAGTCCAACGACTTCACGCTGAAGGCTACGTGCAGGACCTCAACCAGGTGGCACTGCTAGCCCACAGTACTCGTGAATACTGGCCGCAGTGGGACAACACGACGTTCGTCGGGGAGTGCGTCAACGCATTGGAGGCGCGCGACATCCCGGTACACAACCCGCGGAACAAGGGATTCGTCCAGCACGAGGAGGTTCAGGCGATGTTAGCAGCGCTAGCAGTGTGTTTCGACCCGGACCTTCAGTGGGCGGAAGACAACGTGCTTCCCTACGGTGGGCTCGGGGATGACTTCCAAGAGTGGCTCACCACTCTGGACGACGTGATTGAACGACACGACGCGAAGGACCTCGCGAACTACCTCGAAGTCACAGCCGCCCGGATTCGAAGTGCTCCCTCTGGCAGCGTAGCCGACGTCTCCGCCGTCGACCTCTACAACCGGATCAGGTCCTTCGAGCCGTTCTCGACGTGGACGAAAGACGACGGCCACGTCAACCGCGCCAAGCGGCTGGGGAAGCTCAGCCAGCTTCTCGAGGCATTCGAGGGCATCGCGGAGGGCGTGACCGAGAACCGAAAGCTCACCCGCACATCTCACGACGAGTACGACACCGTCTCGGTGCGGTTTCTGAGCGACTTCTACTGGACGTTCGGTCAGTACCTCCAGAGCAAAGGTCTCGACGACCCGGAGGACCAGTACGACACCTTCCCGAGCGGGCACGTCCAGGTGATGACGGTCCATCAAGCCAAGGGCCTAGAGTTTCCGGTGGTCTTCCTCGCGAGCTTGGAACGGACCGCAGAGAAGAACTACGACGTTACAGACGACGGAGAGGTGGTCCCCCGAGTAGCGGACCTGCTCAGCGACTACACCGACTGTACCCCACCGACGGACGTTCCCACACGTGCCGAGCGGGACCAAGTCCGGCAGTTCTACGTCGCGCACTCGCGCGCAGAGGACAACCTTGTGCTTCTGGGAACTGACTACTACCTCCGGGGGGCCGACGGGAGTACGGTGCTCCCTTCGCTCGGCGCTGACGCCAGCGGTCCAGTCGGTGTCGACTGGTTCGACGCAGACCAGCGGCTGGACCAGGAAGCCGAACTCGCCCCCGACGGAACTACGGTCGGCCCGCCTTCCACCGACGACACCCGTCGGACCTACTCGATCGTCGCTGACGTGCTCTCGTTCCGACGGTGCAAGCGACAGTACGGGTACCACACCGAGCACGAGTTCGCCGCCGGGAGCGGGACCCAGCTGTTCGCTGGGCTAGCCGTCCACCAGACACTTGACTGGGCACACCGCTACTACAACGGTGATGTTGACGGCGTAGCCGAAGGTACAACCCCCGACGAGGGCAAACTGCGTGACGAGTTCGATAGTGTCGTAGAGTCGCTCCGGGACCAGCGGATCATGCCGATGGGGCAGGACGCGGTCAACGCTGTGTTCCAACACGTCAAGCGGTTCAACGCCCAAATCGGACCGGACCTGTACCCCCAGGTCATCAACACCGAGTGCAAACTCCGGCGTAACGCTGGCAGCTTCATCCTCACCGGAGTCGCCGACGTGATCGCAGACGAAGCAGGCCACACGAAGCTCTGCGACTACAAGGCGAGCCAGCGACCGAATTCTGGAGGGGGGTACCTCCAGGACTACCGCGAACAACTGCTCGTCTACGCAGGGCTCTACGCCGAGAAGGAAGACGAGTACCCAGACAGTGCAGTGCTGTACTTCCTCGGCGAGGAAGATCCGGAAGCCACCCGACTCGAATTAGACTTCACCGAGAGTGAGATCCGAGCGGCGATGTCCCGGTTCGAGAACACGGTAACCGAACTCGAGCACGTCCGCGAACACAACGACTGGGACGACCTGGACGACTGGGACGAAGACGACCTCCCCGACAAGGCAACGTGCGACGAGTGCGATTTCCGCTGGGACTGCGACGCACGAGACTACGACGACCGGTAG
- a CDS encoding ATP-binding protein, translating to MSESSDRAGLPKSVEYQPLPNIYRAFAAGASPYAIVSETIDNSIDFVRRQALDGAKYPDTLKVEVRYEPPSTTESDAENSAVDDQSPERLIIVDNAGGVPPNELARFFQLGHTDAPPEGIGRFGVGAKRLIGIGDRIKYESHANGYEVAAGFEVDARDLKATENNKLADDDVYQSDVYRVDDLEEGHTRIIVEDLNENVWSNLLGRDRDEIDERASDSLWRLGETYEHFLRNGIHIAAPSSETEGSIEFELSWSGPEHGEQVDVPNPVQLSWLPLDGLHPRRYERLPFANTTEIELEDALRADITVALMPSSKPKDAGLTVTMNNRNVLFRDTDNDLFSTRYLGKFRESQGHGRLHCVIELYGPAEDMPWSDTKDGLDGTQEITDHLLNVTENALSEYRRQTYENLPKWILAAYSGEDIQTFDNHIRDEISETVETIDKSNSKVNSPRFNEKPGSTATGKYYRLYPERDGLIKRVRLHSELRIRADDSVAIKGLPAYRRYFETEYDHESITELSPKECPDPEDFEVPVFADSPNTIPLIEDIKKLAETHAAEERAITNETDGVPAWLLPRYQEEFKQHGTTLESATTIGEFDFDSWRAKHSTSEDVRRGPEFSEPESEPSPDQPDSPDKRPTRSSPADRLIESSSETTGRSSSGNHGGSSSTTETSKGQSSEDSTDLSNFQRSSVVSDSGTEEASIPEREVPSPDFDSQQLEELRSVLELDDDASMATVVDTVRELQSERQRIQNERKQLINYLEQLSDVVNFEMIFDEPPDLEALKEDKNEP from the coding sequence ATGAGTGAATCATCGGACCGAGCTGGACTCCCGAAATCAGTTGAGTATCAACCCCTCCCCAATATCTACCGTGCGTTCGCCGCAGGGGCCTCTCCATACGCGATAGTATCCGAGACAATTGACAATTCGATCGACTTCGTCCGTCGACAGGCGTTAGATGGAGCTAAGTACCCAGATACGTTAAAAGTAGAAGTCCGATACGAACCCCCTTCTACTACCGAATCCGATGCGGAAAACTCGGCTGTTGATGATCAGAGTCCCGAGCGATTGATAATTGTTGATAATGCCGGCGGTGTTCCGCCGAACGAACTGGCCCGATTCTTTCAGTTAGGCCACACGGATGCTCCACCTGAGGGAATTGGGCGCTTCGGTGTCGGAGCGAAACGACTCATCGGTATTGGAGACCGTATCAAATACGAGTCACATGCGAATGGATACGAAGTTGCTGCGGGTTTCGAAGTGGATGCTCGAGATCTCAAAGCCACCGAAAATAACAAACTCGCCGACGACGATGTCTACCAATCGGATGTTTATCGAGTTGATGATTTAGAGGAAGGCCATACAAGAATCATCGTTGAAGATCTGAATGAAAACGTCTGGTCAAACCTGCTTGGACGAGACAGAGATGAGATTGACGAGAGGGCTAGCGATTCTCTCTGGCGACTTGGTGAGACATACGAGCACTTCCTTCGAAACGGAATTCACATCGCTGCTCCATCAAGTGAAACTGAAGGTTCTATCGAGTTCGAACTCAGTTGGTCTGGTCCTGAACACGGGGAACAAGTAGATGTCCCCAATCCAGTCCAACTTAGTTGGCTACCGCTCGATGGACTTCATCCGAGACGGTATGAGCGACTTCCCTTCGCGAATACTACCGAAATCGAATTAGAGGACGCTCTTCGGGCCGACATCACGGTGGCCTTAATGCCCTCGTCAAAGCCCAAAGATGCTGGGCTAACGGTAACGATGAATAACCGGAACGTACTGTTCCGAGACACCGATAACGATTTGTTCTCTACTCGGTACCTTGGCAAATTCCGCGAATCACAAGGTCACGGTCGGCTGCATTGCGTCATCGAATTATATGGCCCGGCAGAGGATATGCCTTGGTCTGATACGAAGGATGGCCTCGATGGAACTCAAGAGATAACCGATCATCTTCTTAATGTCACAGAAAATGCCCTTAGCGAATATCGACGTCAGACTTACGAAAATCTCCCAAAATGGATCTTAGCTGCCTACTCCGGCGAGGATATACAGACGTTTGACAACCACATTCGTGACGAGATCTCCGAAACCGTTGAAACAATCGACAAATCGAATTCAAAAGTCAATAGCCCTCGCTTCAATGAGAAACCCGGAAGTACCGCAACTGGCAAGTACTATCGGTTGTATCCCGAACGAGATGGTCTCATCAAGCGCGTTCGGTTACACTCGGAACTCCGAATTCGAGCAGACGATTCAGTAGCGATTAAAGGACTACCTGCTTACCGGCGTTACTTCGAGACGGAATACGATCACGAGAGCATCACAGAGCTCTCTCCCAAAGAATGCCCTGACCCTGAGGACTTTGAGGTGCCAGTTTTCGCAGATAGTCCGAACACAATCCCGTTGATTGAGGACATCAAGAAACTCGCAGAGACTCACGCCGCCGAAGAGAGAGCAATTACAAATGAGACCGACGGAGTGCCTGCTTGGCTCTTGCCAAGGTACCAAGAGGAGTTCAAGCAGCACGGTACCACCCTTGAGTCAGCGACCACCATCGGCGAATTCGATTTCGACTCTTGGCGTGCCAAGCACTCTACATCAGAGGACGTGCGTCGAGGACCAGAGTTCTCTGAACCCGAATCAGAACCGAGCCCTGACCAGCCCGACTCTCCTGATAAACGCCCAACACGTAGTTCCCCAGCCGACCGGTTAATCGAATCATCAAGTGAAACGACAGGACGTTCATCATCCGGGAACCATGGGGGTAGTTCCAGTACAACTGAGACGTCGAAAGGTCAATCGTCTGAGGATAGTACGGACCTCTCCAACTTCCAGAGGAGTTCCGTTGTGTCTGACTCCGGGACTGAAGAAGCCAGTATCCCTGAGCGAGAAGTACCATCTCCAGATTTTGATTCACAGCAACTTGAAGAACTTCGTAGTGTGTTGGAATTAGACGACGACGCATCCATGGCCACTGTTGTAGACACTGTACGGGAGCTACAGAGTGAACGTCAGAGGATACAGAATGAACGGAAGCAGCTCATTAACTACCTTGAGCAGCTCAGTGATGTTGTCAATTTTGAAATGATTTTTGACGAACCCCCAGATCTTGAAGCGCTGAAAGAAGACAAAAACGAGCCTTGA
- a CDS encoding BREX system ATP-binding domain-containing protein encodes MTDNGFTITDEQRDYSQFNLEENPFPYSPVPKNDPEIYCGQEHAAKRISDTVSTMLSTGKSKHLVVTAKYGNGKSHTLKYTRSLVRDRDDVLVGYVAQPGEGFRDIYHEFLYDLGFDRVQQLAYEYLAHITSDITDWHPSRPDEMCELIDEGELLLSEIIPTAIQRLNTVTQFADFSRAIVHMVYEDTNLYAWQWLTAEGIRYEQRKEMEIHSALDDDTTSVRAFTALKNILLELGYTGVFVFVDEFESIARLSPKDEQATLNSIRHLMDQNSHGLCLLFACAPEVWQDVMSEYHAFSERIGQEVALRPLTDEHLTDLVASYLDTARVDGTGGIAPFEEECLQWVHQRSQGNVRQVLSLCSRLLDVAADRQQTRVGRELGETMISD; translated from the coding sequence ATGACTGACAACGGTTTCACCATTACCGACGAACAGCGCGATTACTCCCAGTTCAACTTGGAGGAGAATCCTTTCCCCTACAGTCCTGTTCCGAAAAACGACCCGGAGATATACTGCGGACAGGAACACGCAGCGAAGCGAATTAGCGACACAGTCTCTACGATGCTCAGTACCGGGAAGTCGAAACACCTTGTCGTCACAGCCAAATACGGTAACGGGAAGTCACATACGCTCAAGTACACACGGTCACTGGTCCGTGATCGCGACGACGTACTCGTCGGTTACGTCGCCCAACCCGGGGAGGGATTCCGTGATATCTACCACGAGTTCCTCTACGATCTAGGGTTTGATCGAGTGCAGCAACTCGCGTACGAGTATCTCGCTCATATTACCTCAGATATTACTGACTGGCATCCATCCAGGCCCGATGAGATGTGTGAGTTAATCGACGAGGGCGAACTGCTGCTCTCGGAGATTATTCCAACAGCTATCCAACGGCTTAATACAGTTACCCAGTTTGCGGACTTCTCACGAGCGATCGTTCACATGGTGTACGAAGATACTAACCTCTACGCTTGGCAGTGGCTGACCGCCGAAGGAATCCGCTACGAGCAACGGAAGGAAATGGAGATTCATAGCGCCCTCGACGACGACACGACGAGCGTTCGGGCGTTCACTGCTCTAAAGAATATCCTCCTTGAGCTGGGGTATACCGGTGTGTTCGTCTTTGTTGACGAGTTCGAAAGTATTGCCCGGCTGTCGCCGAAGGACGAACAGGCGACGCTAAATAGCATCCGTCATCTGATGGACCAGAATAGTCACGGCCTCTGTCTGCTGTTTGCCTGTGCACCAGAGGTGTGGCAAGACGTGATGAGTGAGTACCATGCCTTCTCTGAACGGATCGGTCAGGAGGTAGCGTTGCGTCCGTTGACAGACGAACACCTCACCGACTTGGTGGCCTCGTATTTAGATACCGCTCGAGTAGATGGGACTGGAGGAATCGCCCCGTTCGAGGAGGAATGCTTACAATGGGTTCATCAGCGTTCTCAGGGTAACGTTCGGCAGGTACTATCGCTGTGCAGTCGTCTGCTTGACGTAGCGGCGGACCGTCAACAGACTCGAGTAGGACGAGAACTGGGGGAAACGATGATATCTGATTAG
- a CDS encoding tRNA-guanine transglycosylase, with amino-acid sequence MSLASLSKRAAMLYRHRTLKTPHGPLETPVLFPVRNIGKRSSDNTPEYADSIPDLRTAMVNTRAIRQRGPQWDRLLEGATIREEMGVPSKTILYADSGGFDYRSKEVDTTPKQVLETQRQLDADIYGTLDRPLSPENRAVENQQRIEESTTYALQASDAHEGEALLFASVHGHDPKTIRNTLRYLERKGDFDGYALGSLVPIRTDYKKVTKLILSARRVTDKHLHVYGLGGIVYQPLLLYLGVDSFDSSAFIRSAGNRNYLVPGFGGTELHSIEELEHLPCSCPVCCSRPLSTIRKDRNLLTQHNLWSLVTELRRFRYMVAGDYDIEAYLDLRFEHNEVTQRAYQMAKQQVRRFT; translated from the coding sequence ATGAGCCTCGCCAGCTTATCGAAGCGCGCCGCCATGCTGTACCGACACCGCACGCTCAAGACACCGCACGGGCCGCTGGAGACACCAGTGCTCTTTCCAGTCCGCAATATCGGAAAACGGTCGAGCGATAATACCCCAGAGTACGCCGACAGTATACCTGACCTCCGGACTGCAATGGTAAACACCAGAGCAATCCGCCAGCGTGGTCCACAGTGGGATCGTCTTCTCGAGGGGGCTACGATACGTGAGGAGATGGGCGTTCCTAGTAAGACTATTCTGTACGCCGACAGCGGTGGGTTCGATTATCGTTCCAAAGAAGTCGACACTACACCAAAGCAAGTACTGGAAACACAACGGCAACTTGATGCAGACATTTATGGGACGCTTGACCGACCTCTCTCACCCGAAAATCGGGCAGTAGAGAACCAACAGCGAATTGAGGAGAGTACAACATATGCACTCCAAGCAAGCGATGCTCACGAAGGAGAGGCACTTCTTTTCGCCAGTGTTCATGGGCACGATCCCAAAACAATCCGGAACACACTCCGATATCTCGAACGTAAAGGGGACTTCGACGGATATGCTCTCGGTAGCTTAGTGCCGATTAGGACAGATTACAAGAAAGTAACCAAACTAATACTGTCTGCTCGACGAGTTACGGACAAGCATCTCCACGTTTACGGGTTAGGTGGCATTGTCTATCAGCCGCTGTTGCTGTATCTAGGCGTCGATAGTTTCGACTCATCGGCATTCATCCGGAGCGCAGGCAATCGAAACTACCTTGTTCCAGGATTCGGCGGTACGGAACTCCATAGCATCGAGGAATTAGAGCATCTACCATGTTCGTGCCCAGTCTGCTGCTCACGACCGCTGTCGACCATACGCAAGGACCGGAATCTGCTGACGCAACACAACCTCTGGTCGCTGGTGACTGAACTTCGTCGGTTCCGGTACATGGTCGCAGGCGATTACGATATCGAGGCGTATCTCGACCTTCGGTTCGAGCACAATGAGGTGACTCAGCGAGCATATCAAATGGCGAAACAGCAAGTTCGGAGGTTCACATGA
- a CDS encoding winged helix-turn-helix transcriptional regulator — protein MYNEVRSVVESKWSIKILSSLSEESPQNFSTVQEQFDTSNDVITDRLRLLAEYDLIDRREHTRRDVRYSITKRGERFLDELRDLNSLLRKGL, from the coding sequence ATGTATAACGAGGTTCGGTCAGTGGTTGAATCAAAATGGTCGATAAAGATCCTATCGTCGCTGTCAGAGGAGAGTCCACAGAATTTCTCGACGGTTCAGGAGCAGTTCGATACCTCGAACGATGTCATCACTGATAGACTGAGACTCCTTGCCGAGTACGATCTCATTGATCGGAGAGAGCATACTCGTAGAGATGTTCGGTATAGCATCACTAAGCGTGGTGAACGATTCCTTGATGAACTGAGGGATCTCAATTCATTACTCAGGAAGGGACTCTGA